One region of Sphingomonas kaistensis genomic DNA includes:
- a CDS encoding porin family protein produces MLAAGAALLLMSVPADPAPGSVAATPPASGERSVRLTPLALLDWAASNEGSHPDLAERAYQALAGDSDVRIRSEARYRLAGISARRGRLTEAAVLLRHVLDEQPDAQRVRLELASLQERLGDEEGARRTLRAASAGQLPKAVARLVSRWSEALRSRRPAGFSVELAIAPDSNINRATRSDTLSTVVGDFTIAPDSQARSGLGVAAGASTFRRFSLGGDLAVVGRLTGAGRFYRDRRFTQLDVEASLGLEAALGKSRLLLEGGAGQGWVGGDIFARQVRATAALRRPLGPRMVVGTRLTGLAIDNRFNALADGRALLGELSVERALSSRSGLLVTLAGERFHARDAAYRTTRWEAGVTGWQDLGRFTLFGGVALGRLRGDEPLALFTEARKDRLVRVSIGGSTREIRMLGLVPFLRIVRESNASNTAFYHYARTRSEIGFSRAY; encoded by the coding sequence ATGCTTGCCGCCGGTGCAGCCCTGCTGCTGATGTCGGTGCCCGCCGATCCGGCCCCGGGATCGGTGGCCGCTACGCCGCCGGCCAGCGGAGAGCGGAGCGTCAGGCTGACGCCGCTCGCCCTGCTGGACTGGGCGGCGAGCAACGAAGGATCGCATCCCGATCTGGCCGAGCGCGCGTACCAGGCGCTGGCCGGCGATTCCGACGTCAGGATCCGCTCCGAGGCGCGCTATCGCCTGGCGGGCATCAGCGCCCGGCGCGGCCGCTTGACCGAGGCCGCCGTGCTGCTGCGTCACGTGCTCGACGAGCAGCCGGACGCCCAGCGGGTCCGGCTGGAGCTTGCCAGCCTGCAGGAGCGACTGGGCGACGAGGAAGGCGCGCGCCGGACCCTGCGCGCCGCAAGCGCGGGACAGCTCCCGAAGGCGGTCGCAAGGCTGGTCAGCCGCTGGTCGGAGGCGCTGCGGTCGAGGCGGCCGGCCGGCTTCTCGGTCGAGCTGGCGATCGCCCCGGACAGCAACATCAACCGGGCGACCCGGTCGGACACGCTCAGCACCGTGGTGGGCGATTTCACGATCGCGCCCGACAGCCAGGCGAGGTCGGGTCTTGGAGTCGCCGCGGGGGCGTCGACCTTTCGCCGGTTCAGCCTTGGCGGAGATCTGGCGGTGGTCGGGCGGCTGACCGGCGCCGGGCGCTTTTATCGGGACAGGCGCTTCACCCAGCTCGATGTCGAGGCGTCGCTCGGGCTCGAGGCCGCGCTGGGCAAGTCGCGCCTGCTGCTGGAAGGCGGGGCCGGGCAGGGCTGGGTCGGGGGCGACATATTCGCCCGGCAGGTGCGCGCCACCGCAGCCCTTCGCCGTCCGCTCGGCCCGCGCATGGTCGTCGGAACAAGGCTGACCGGTTTGGCGATCGACAACCGCTTCAACGCGCTTGCGGATGGCCGCGCCCTGCTTGGCGAGCTGTCGGTCGAGCGGGCGCTCTCCAGCCGGTCGGGGTTGCTCGTCACGCTGGCCGGCGAGCGCTTCCACGCCCGCGATGCCGCTTATCGCACGACGCGGTGGGAAGCGGGCGTGACCGGGTGGCAGGATCTCGGGCGGTTCACCCTGTTCGGCGGGGTGGCGCTCGGGCGGCTGCGCGGTGACGAGCCGCTGGCCCTGTTTACCGAGGCGAGGAAAGACCGTCTTGTCCGCGTCAGCATCGGGGGCAGCACGCGCGAGATCCGGATGCTGGGGCTGGTGCCGTTCCTCCGCATCGTCCGTGAGAGCAACGCGAGCAACACGGCCTTTTACCATTATGCCCGGACGCGCAGCGAAATTGGTTTCAGCAGGGCCTATTAG
- a CDS encoding PEPxxWA-CTERM sorting domain-containing protein — protein sequence MVKQQQKSRKWMAGAAAASLALWSAPAAAQINQVDPGTLTATQSVNFTGVPGGAAPGTNYDGLLVIDGVAFGERFAGQTVSALGNFDQLSGSPAGALDLMAGSAGYNLAVFNSPAGAVLGGIGTLGFPANDALGEGAVSILFPTLQSQFAFRLAGGNGGSAFLSFFRADGSVIGSTTLANLPLGVSNFGFARADGIADIAGISMWNNDITGFGIASIRFDVATGVPEPTTWAMMLLGFLSVGLGLRRARAVPVAQLG from the coding sequence ATGGTGAAGCAGCAACAAAAGTCGCGCAAGTGGATGGCCGGTGCAGCCGCAGCGAGCCTTGCCCTGTGGTCGGCGCCGGCCGCGGCGCAGATCAACCAGGTCGATCCCGGCACCCTGACCGCGACCCAGTCGGTGAACTTCACCGGCGTGCCGGGCGGAGCCGCCCCCGGCACCAATTACGATGGATTGCTGGTCATCGACGGCGTGGCCTTTGGCGAGCGGTTCGCCGGACAGACCGTCAGCGCGCTCGGCAATTTCGATCAGTTGAGCGGCAGCCCGGCCGGCGCGCTCGACCTGATGGCAGGCAGCGCCGGCTACAATCTGGCAGTGTTCAACAGTCCCGCAGGCGCGGTCCTCGGCGGTATCGGCACGCTCGGCTTTCCCGCCAACGATGCGCTGGGCGAAGGAGCGGTGTCGATCCTCTTCCCGACGCTGCAATCGCAATTCGCCTTCCGCCTGGCGGGCGGCAATGGCGGAAGCGCGTTCCTGAGCTTCTTCCGGGCCGACGGGTCGGTGATCGGCTCGACCACGCTCGCCAACCTGCCGCTCGGGGTCAGCAACTTCGGCTTCGCCCGAGCCGATGGGATCGCCGACATCGCCGGCATTTCGATGTGGAACAACGACATCACCGGATTCGGCATTGCCAGCATCCGCTTCGATGTCGCGACCGGCGTGCCGGAGCCAACGACCTGGGCGATGATGCTGCTCGGCTTCCTCAGCGTTGGCCTCGGCCTGCGGCGCGCCCGCGCGGTGCCGGTGGCGCAGCTCGGCTGA
- a CDS encoding transferrin-binding protein-like solute binding protein, whose product MTKHRIGLPTASLLALALAACGGDSTPLASIPAPPIASPPPTSPPPPPAPVPPPIPAGPIGLQSDQPFASVSVLSDAGTILQLPEPDAVQIRYSANDGLYTVRLGSMSAEGKLAPFAANGSFNSQGWISVSSTASQLLIGNGPDRQGVVVTLAWPASSRFTYTSFGSWDGGCPMGCNLGAFAYGIPTIASQVPVSGSADFDGEVRGYTDRSGGVLDVGGDVRLSFDFGAGTLSGVMRPVAYFDWDGTSLGDYVFRDTVYARGSTKFSGAFTVPGSTAPSSFQGSFTGPNAAELMAQWQAPYVRPGTTQSGQMVGVWIAKRRN is encoded by the coding sequence ATGACCAAGCATCGGATCGGACTGCCAACCGCCTCCCTCCTGGCGCTCGCGCTGGCTGCGTGCGGGGGTGATTCCACCCCTCTTGCGTCGATCCCGGCGCCGCCGATCGCCTCGCCCCCGCCGACCAGTCCGCCGCCGCCGCCGGCGCCTGTTCCGCCGCCCATCCCGGCCGGCCCGATCGGCTTGCAGAGCGACCAGCCCTTCGCGTCCGTCAGCGTGCTGAGCGATGCCGGCACGATCCTGCAGCTTCCCGAACCGGACGCCGTGCAGATCCGTTATTCGGCCAATGACGGCCTGTACACCGTCAGGCTGGGGTCGATGAGCGCCGAGGGCAAGCTGGCGCCGTTTGCCGCAAATGGGTCGTTCAACAGCCAGGGCTGGATCAGCGTGTCGAGCACCGCCAGCCAGCTGCTGATTGGAAACGGTCCGGACAGGCAGGGGGTGGTCGTCACTCTCGCCTGGCCCGCAAGCTCCCGCTTCACCTACACCAGTTTCGGGTCGTGGGACGGGGGTTGCCCGATGGGGTGCAACCTCGGGGCCTTCGCCTACGGCATTCCGACCATCGCATCGCAGGTGCCGGTGAGCGGCAGTGCCGATTTCGACGGCGAAGTCCGCGGCTATACCGATCGGTCGGGCGGCGTGCTGGATGTCGGCGGCGACGTCAGGCTCAGCTTCGACTTCGGTGCCGGAACGCTTTCCGGCGTCATGCGGCCAGTGGCCTATTTCGACTGGGATGGGACCTCGCTTGGTGATTACGTGTTCCGTGACACCGTTTACGCCAGGGGCAGCACGAAGTTTTCGGGCGCTTTCACCGTTCCCGGAAGCACCGCGCCATCCTCGTTCCAAGGCAGCTTCACCGGACCCAATGCCGCCGAGCTGATGGCACAATGGCAGGCGCCTTATGTCCGGCCGGGAACCACGCAGAGCGGCCAGATGGTGGGTGTCTGGATCGCGAAGCGGCGCAACTGA